The Paenibacillus beijingensis nucleotide sequence TTTTCATAACCGTCTCCCGAATTACATGTCGTATTTTGCGGCACCAAATAATTTGCGAACCGTCACGATGACGGCGACGCCCACTGCAATCAGTACCGTGCCCAGAGCGTTGGCCGTTCCATAATGGAAATTTTGCAGCTCTTTATACAAATAGAGGACGAGCACCGAGCTGCTGTTGGCCGGGCCGCCGCCCGTCAGCAAAAAAACCTGCTCGAACTGCCGCAGCCCGTAAACCATCGCCAGCGTAACGCAGGTGGCAACGGCCCCTCTGATTAAAGGCAGCGTAATGTGCCAATCCTGCTGCATGCGCGTCGCCCCGTCTATGCTGGCGGCCTCGTAATAGGACTTCGGGATGGACGATATTTCCGCCAAAATAATAACCATGAAATAACCGATATAGAGCAGCCCGTAAGCAAGCACAGATGGAAAGGCGGTGCCAAGTCCTCCCAGCCAGTTGTGCTGCCATTGCGGCAATCCGATCCATTGCAGAAAGCCGTTGAGCAGCCCGTATTCATTGTTGTAAACGGCGCTCCACATCATCGCGAGCGCGATGCCCGAAATGACGTGTGGAAAAAAATAAATGGTGCGCAGCAGCTTCCAGCCCTTAGGTTTCCGCGATAAAAGCAGCGCGACCAGGATGGCGAGCGGCACTTGTATGAATCCTTCCGCAAATGCCCAGATCAAATTGTTGCGTATGGAAGTACGGAATACATCGTCCTGAAATAAGCCCATGAAGTTGCGGAGGCCGACAAATTCCGGACGGCTGAGGCCGTCCCATTTCATCAAGCTGATGGTGACGACATAACCGACCGGATAGATGAAATAAGCGGCAAACAGCAGTAAAGCCGGAAGCAGAAAAAGGAGGCTGCCTGTACGGAACCCGGTTGTGCGCTGCATATCGTGTGTCTCCTTTACGAAATGATCGCGAAACAAAGGCAGTCAAGATGTGGTTTGCGCCGGCACCTTGACTGTCATTTCACTGTGTTATTTGGCGTCG carries:
- a CDS encoding carbohydrate ABC transporter permease — translated: MQRTTGFRTGSLLFLLPALLLFAAYFIYPVGYVVTISLMKWDGLSRPEFVGLRNFMGLFQDDVFRTSIRNNLIWAFAEGFIQVPLAILVALLLSRKPKGWKLLRTIYFFPHVISGIALAMMWSAVYNNEYGLLNGFLQWIGLPQWQHNWLGGLGTAFPSVLAYGLLYIGYFMVIILAEISSIPKSYYEAASIDGATRMQQDWHITLPLIRGAVATCVTLAMVYGLRQFEQVFLLTGGGPANSSSVLVLYLYKELQNFHYGTANALGTVLIAVGVAVIVTVRKLFGAAKYDM